In Fusarium oxysporum f. sp. lycopersici 4287 chromosome 2, whole genome shotgun sequence, a genomic segment contains:
- a CDS encoding acyl-CoA dehydrogenase, giving the protein MSSSFTRVVRPALQGGRGLTQRIATRATAPRTLTRINLNAARPLSTTSTRRNEHIDISEIPPTPITHLSEIEAAMADTVSKFSTDVILPRARDMDEAEEMDPAVVEQLFEQGLMGIEIPEEYGGAGMNFTSAIIAIEELARADPSVSVLVDVHNTLCNTAIIKYASTAIKKKWLPRLATNTVASFCLSEPVSGSDAFAMATRATETADGFKISGSKMWITNSKEAEFFIVFANLDPSKGYKGITAFIVEKGTKGFSIAKKEKKLGIRASSTCVINFDDVVIPKENLLGERGHGYKYAIALLNEGRIGIAAQMTGLALGAFENAARYVWNDRKQFGSLVGEFQGMQHQLAQAYTEITAARALVYTAARKKEAGEDFVRDAAMAKLYASQVAGRVSGSAIEWMGGMGFVREGLAEKYFRDSKIGAIYEGTSNIQLNTIAKLLQKEYTS; this is encoded by the exons ATGTCTTCGTCGTTTACTCGAGTCGTGCGCCCTGCGCTACAGGGAGGTCGAGGTCTCACACAGCGCATTGCCACACGAGCCACCGCTCCCCGAACATTGACGAGAATAAACCT CAATGCTGCTCGCCCTCTATCTACAACATCCACCCGCCGCAATGAGCACATCGACATCTCCGAGATCCCTCCTACACCCATCACCCACCTCTCTGAGATCGAGGCCGCCATGGCCGACACAGTCTCCAAGTTCTCTACGGATGTGATTCTTCCTCGTGCGCGTGACATGGAcgaggctgaggagatggaccctgctgttgttgagcagCTGTTCGAGCAGGGTCTCATGGGTATTGAGATTCCTGAAGAGTACGGCGGTGCCGGCATGAACTTCACTTCCGCCATTATCGCCATTGAGGAGCTCGCCCGTGCAGACCCCTCTGTTTCCGTCCTGGTTGATGTGCATAACACCCTCTGCAACACAGCTATTATCAAGTATGCTTCCACTGCTATTAAGAAGAAGTGGCTCCCTCGCCTTGCGACAAACACCGTCGCCTCTTTCTGTCTCTCCGAGCCTGTCTCTGGTTCCGATGCTTTTGCCATGGCCACAAGAGCCACTGAGACTGCCGACGGTTTCAAAATCTCGGGTAGCAAGATGTGGATCACAAACTCTAAGGAGGCCGAGTTCTTCATTGTCTTCGCTAACCTCGACCCCAGCAAGGGCTACAAGGGCATTACTgccttcatcgtcgagaagGGCACGAAGGGTTTCTCTatcgccaagaaggagaagaagctcggtATCCGCGCCTCAAGCACATGCGTTATCAACTTCGACGACGTCGTGATCCCCAAGGAGAACCTCCTCGGTGAGCGTGGCCACGGTTACAAGTACGCCATCGCCCTTCTCAACGAGGGCCGAATTGGTATCGCTGCCCAGATGACTGGTCTGGCTCTTGGCGCTTTCGAGAACGCTGCTCGCTACGTCTGGAACGACCGCAAGCAGTTCGGCTCTCTCGTTGGTGAGTTCCAGGGTATGCAGCACCAGCTCGCCCAGGCCTACACCGAGATCACTGCCGCTCGCGCTCTCGTCTACACTGCTGCTCGCAAGAAGGAGGCCGGTGAGGACTTTGTCAGGGACGCTGCCATGGCCAAGCTCTATGCTTCTCAGGTCGCTGGTCGCGTCAGTGGTTCCGCCATTGAGTGGATGGGTGGCATGGGCTTTGTCCGTGAGGGTCTTGCTGAGAAGTACTTCCGTGACAGCAAGATTGGTGCCATTTATGAGGGTACCAGCAACATCCA ACTCAACACTATTGCCAAGCTCTTGCAGAAGGAGTACACATCGTAG